In Flavobacterium gelatinilyticum, a genomic segment contains:
- a CDS encoding PLP-dependent aminotransferase family protein translates to MKSSNYLYLQFADVIEKQIKSGLLNVGDKLPSIREVCSETGYSMSTVSKAYYEVESRSLIESRPQSGYYVSNISARVIPEPSASSPVLSLENIEREDLIDLVYGDMRTKDVTMLSLGFPSNELLPIAKLNKGMVQAMRQLPNSGTSYEEIQGNSNLRKEIARWSFTWGGSLTEDDIITTPGCISAISDCLLTLTKPGDTIITESPVYFGILQLARSLGLYVMELPTNMTTGIELEAVKKTLAGNKVKACVLMSNFSNPSGSMMPNEHKKEIVRLMEFYNVPLIEDDIHGDLYFGASRPTNCKTYDESGIVLCCSSVSKTLAPGYRVGWVSAGKFKKEVLRTKLYHTISSPTITHEVVGDFLKNGRYENHLRKIRQILNHNCNNYINTVLESFPAGTKVSQPQGGFFLWVELDKKIDTAAFYHLALKHNISIAPGRIFSFQDQFSNCMRLSFGLPWTNELRQSIQTLGRLAAKQL, encoded by the coding sequence ATGAAGAGTTCCAACTACCTTTATCTGCAGTTTGCCGATGTTATAGAAAAACAGATAAAATCCGGTCTTTTAAATGTGGGCGACAAACTGCCATCTATACGAGAAGTCTGCAGCGAAACGGGCTACAGCATGAGTACAGTGAGCAAGGCATATTATGAAGTCGAAAGCCGCTCGCTGATAGAATCCCGTCCGCAATCCGGTTATTATGTGAGCAATATTTCGGCAAGAGTTATTCCGGAACCTTCTGCCAGTTCTCCTGTTTTAAGTCTGGAAAATATTGAGCGTGAAGATTTAATCGATTTGGTTTACGGCGATATGCGTACCAAAGATGTTACGATGCTTTCGCTTGGTTTTCCTTCAAATGAATTACTTCCCATTGCAAAACTGAATAAAGGAATGGTTCAGGCAATGCGGCAATTGCCAAACAGCGGCACGAGTTACGAGGAAATTCAGGGAAACAGCAATCTTCGTAAAGAAATCGCACGCTGGTCGTTTACCTGGGGCGGTTCTCTGACCGAAGATGATATTATTACAACTCCCGGCTGTATTTCGGCCATTTCAGATTGTTTGCTGACTTTGACTAAACCGGGAGATACGATTATTACCGAAAGTCCGGTTTATTTTGGTATTCTTCAATTAGCCAGATCATTGGGGTTATATGTAATGGAACTGCCTACCAATATGACAACCGGAATCGAACTGGAAGCGGTAAAAAAGACACTGGCAGGAAATAAGGTAAAGGCTTGTGTTTTAATGAGCAACTTTAGCAATCCGTCCGGAAGCATGATGCCAAATGAGCATAAAAAAGAAATTGTACGTTTAATGGAGTTTTATAATGTACCGCTGATCGAAGATGACATTCACGGCGATTTATACTTTGGCGCAAGCCGGCCGACCAATTGCAAAACGTACGATGAGAGCGGTATTGTACTTTGCTGCAGTTCGGTTTCTAAAACTCTTGCACCGGGTTATCGTGTGGGATGGGTTTCTGCGGGAAAATTCAAAAAAGAAGTCCTGCGTACCAAATTGTATCACACGATCTCCTCACCTACTATTACACATGAAGTAGTTGGCGATTTTTTGAAAAACGGACGTTATGAAAACCATCTTCGTAAAATCCGGCAGATATTAAACCACAATTGCAATAATTATATTAATACGGTTTTAGAGTCTTTTCCGGCGGGAACAAAAGTGAGCCAGCCTCAGGGCGGTTTTTTCCTTTGGGTTGAACTGGATAAAAAGATCGATACGGCCGCTTTTTATCATCTGGCCTTAAAGCATAATATCAGTATTGCGCCGGGAAGGATTTTTTCTTTTCAGGATCAGTTTTCGAATTGTATGCGATTGAGTTTTGGTCTTCCGTGGACAAATGAGTTACGACAGTCCATACAAACTTTGGGAAGACTGGCCGCTAAACAGTTGTAG
- a CDS encoding bestrophin family protein, whose protein sequence is MLLKKRIPMKYVLGKIKVEIVLVLVYTMVFEVLHHYFVNLPVDIPIAIPTMIGTIISLLLAFKSNQAYDRWWEARIVWGAIVNDSRTLIRQVLTFYKDPDMSVEASEFKENFAKRQIAWCYSLGQSLRGRDASRPLEGLMSEEEIKYVQNHQNVPNAILMLHARDLRNAKKDKRFNAYQQVEIDNTLSRLCDEMGKCERIKNTIFPTTYSMYIRLTLCLFIFLLPFGLTSVLSWFAIPLITAIGAAFFLIERMAIHLQDPFENRPTDTPVTTIANTIEKNIKQMLNEYQSEFDIIKEFDLMEEPKMVEKDVYFVL, encoded by the coding sequence ATGTTGTTAAAGAAAAGAATACCAATGAAGTACGTTCTCGGGAAAATTAAAGTAGAAATCGTACTGGTTTTAGTATATACAATGGTGTTTGAAGTACTGCATCATTATTTTGTAAACCTTCCGGTAGATATCCCGATAGCGATTCCAACGATGATTGGAACTATTATTTCCCTTTTACTGGCGTTTAAATCCAATCAGGCGTATGATAGATGGTGGGAAGCCCGAATTGTCTGGGGAGCCATTGTAAACGATTCCAGAACCTTAATCCGTCAGGTGCTTACCTTTTATAAAGACCCTGATATGTCGGTTGAGGCAAGCGAATTCAAAGAAAATTTTGCCAAAAGACAAATTGCCTGGTGTTACAGTTTAGGCCAGTCGCTGCGTGGCAGAGATGCCTCCAGACCGCTTGAAGGTTTAATGAGCGAAGAAGAAATAAAATATGTACAGAATCACCAAAACGTGCCAAATGCTATTTTAATGCTTCATGCACGCGATTTGAGAAATGCAAAAAAGGATAAAAGATTCAATGCCTACCAGCAGGTAGAAATTGATAATACATTGTCAAGATTATGCGATGAAATGGGGAAATGTGAAAGAATTAAAAACACCATTTTTCCAACAACATACAGTATGTACATCCGCTTAACGTTGTGTTTATTCATCTTTTTGCTTCCTTTTGGACTTACAAGTGTACTGAGCTGGTTTGCGATTCCGCTGATTACAGCTATTGGAGCGGCTTTCTTTTTAATCGAAAGAATGGCAATTCATTTGCAGGACCCTTTTGAAAACCGCCCTACCGATACGCCGGTAACCACGATTGCCAATACAATCGAGAAAAATATAAAACAAATGCTGAACGAATATCAAAGCGAGTTTGATATTATTAAGGAATTTGATTTGATGGAAGAACCAAAAATGGTCGAAAAAGACGTTTATTTCGTCTTATAA
- a CDS encoding sensor histidine kinase — MDIRKRITFTYVALSTFSTLLLSVIVFVLFRENNRYHFLKRLEDRAKIVASIHFQHDPEKIKYYSNLKKNGLEELIEEEEYVLKINSANSFDYNTKLNLPNRFYSNILKTGSDYFETDSKYYLGQIFTERSQKYIVIVGARDRRGKTTTVYIVKILVFGGIAFIFLAFFLGRFLAKRVINPVARITKEVNRISASNLHNRLPEVKNNDEISDLTETFNDMLDRLETSFEIQANFINNASHELKTPITTIIAEAEIMLLKERQVAEYVESLQNIYGQASRLGNLTESLLKLTQTGYDGNKQVLDIARIDELLLDVKSDLDKIFPDNRVSIKMNFAPKDSNLLLIPCNKPLLELAINNIVTNGVKYSDNNEVFVTLSANQEAIKISINDIGIGIPPEDIPHLYEPFFRGKIAAKYIGYGLGLPLASKIIRMHDGEIQVQSEQNKGTIVTIIFRKSNPKKNNIKNSNV; from the coding sequence ATGGATATCAGGAAAAGAATTACTTTTACTTACGTAGCACTTTCGACTTTTAGTACTTTGTTACTGAGTGTAATTGTATTCGTTTTGTTTAGGGAAAACAACAGGTATCATTTTTTGAAAAGACTCGAAGACAGAGCCAAAATCGTGGCTTCGATTCATTTTCAGCATGATCCCGAAAAAATAAAGTATTACAGTAATCTTAAAAAAAACGGACTCGAAGAACTTATCGAAGAAGAAGAATATGTTCTTAAGATAAACAGTGCCAATAGTTTCGATTATAATACTAAACTCAATCTTCCAAATCGGTTTTATTCTAATATACTGAAAACCGGAAGCGATTATTTTGAAACCGACAGCAAATATTATCTTGGACAGATATTTACAGAACGCAGCCAGAAATATATCGTAATTGTGGGCGCGCGCGACCGCAGAGGAAAAACAACAACCGTTTATATTGTAAAAATATTGGTTTTTGGAGGTATTGCATTTATATTTCTTGCTTTCTTTTTAGGGCGTTTTCTCGCAAAGCGAGTTATTAATCCTGTTGCCAGAATTACCAAAGAAGTAAACCGAATTAGTGCTTCGAACCTTCATAACAGGCTTCCGGAAGTTAAAAACAATGACGAAATTTCGGATCTTACCGAAACTTTTAATGATATGCTGGACCGGCTTGAAACTTCATTTGAAATTCAGGCCAACTTTATCAATAACGCTTCTCACGAATTAAAAACACCTATCACAACAATTATTGCCGAAGCCGAAATTATGCTTCTTAAAGAACGTCAGGTAGCAGAATATGTAGAATCTCTGCAGAATATTTACGGGCAGGCTTCACGATTAGGGAATTTAACCGAAAGTTTATTAAAGCTGACCCAGACTGGTTACGATGGTAATAAACAGGTTTTAGATATCGCCCGAATTGATGAATTGCTGCTGGATGTAAAATCAGATCTGGATAAAATTTTCCCGGATAACCGAGTGAGTATCAAAATGAATTTTGCCCCAAAAGATTCTAATCTGCTTTTAATTCCGTGCAATAAACCGCTTCTGGAACTGGCGATCAACAATATTGTTACCAACGGAGTAAAATATTCTGATAACAATGAGGTGTTTGTAACCCTTTCGGCGAATCAGGAAGCCATTAAAATTTCGATAAATGATATCGGAATTGGTATACCGCCCGAGGATATTCCGCATTTGTATGAACCATTCTTTAGAGGAAAAATTGCTGCCAAATATATTGGTTACGGATTAGGATTACCGCTGGCATCTAAGATTATCCGCATGCACGACGGAGAGATACAAGTACAGTCCGAGCAAAATAAAGGAACAATTGTTACGATTATTTTCAGGAAATCAAATCCTAAAAAAAACAACATTAAAAATTCTAATGTTTAA
- a CDS encoding response regulator transcription factor has translation MKLLIVEDEPNLLSILRKGFAENNNEVSVALDGKTALEMIQNYNFDVVVLDVMLPDINGIEICRRLRAGKNFVPILLLTALGTSENIVTGLNSGADDYLVKPFKFGELDARVNALHRRAHQETDKIDIITIGDLEINGRAKTVKRDGESIILTAKEFKLLYYLGKNAGRIVSRDQILDNVWDINFDMNTNVVDVYITYLRKKIDKPFKTKLIHTMKGLGYVIKE, from the coding sequence ATGAAATTACTTATAGTCGAAGACGAGCCAAATCTTTTATCTATTTTACGTAAAGGATTTGCAGAAAATAATAACGAAGTAAGTGTGGCTCTCGATGGCAAAACAGCCCTTGAGATGATCCAGAATTATAACTTTGATGTTGTCGTTTTAGACGTAATGTTACCTGATATTAACGGAATTGAGATTTGCAGAAGACTGCGTGCGGGCAAGAATTTTGTTCCTATTTTGCTTTTAACCGCTTTGGGAACTTCAGAAAATATTGTAACAGGGCTTAATTCCGGCGCCGATGATTATCTCGTAAAACCGTTTAAATTTGGAGAACTGGATGCCAGAGTAAATGCGCTGCATCGGAGAGCACATCAGGAAACCGATAAAATTGATATTATCACCATTGGCGATTTAGAAATTAACGGACGTGCCAAAACAGTTAAAAGAGACGGAGAATCGATTATTCTTACGGCAAAAGAATTTAAACTTTTGTATTATCTTGGAAAAAATGCCGGAAGAATCGTTTCACGCGATCAGATTTTAGATAATGTCTGGGATATTAATTTTGATATGAACACCAATGTAGTCGATGTTTATATCACCTATTTAAGAAAAAAAATAGATAAACCTTTCAAAACCAAACTCATTCATACCATGAAAGGACTTGGTTACGTCATAAAAGAATAA
- a CDS encoding BamA/TamA family outer membrane protein produces MEFLKTFNLQSKNTIAVLCSFVSLCLNAQSEMNSQNPQICPPKTILEIFKKKESVLTAKPVKNNFFLVIPAIGSQPATGFFFGGVAQYTFKGKQESDKYSVANLGVLYTLKNQWMINIKNNILLKNNRIFLSGDYRIYLFSQPNYGLGTDIIPPLRDHDSDFSIDSIAQSMDYNYFKFHQTASFEVKENFYVGGGINIDWYTSIRDEELDIENGNLTYHYNYSQKHGFDDFEYFLTGVSLNLVYDSRDNQVNSSKGWYANLNYRFNPVLFHNQKYSNVLFTEYRHFIPLSVRNPRYILGIWTYGQFITRGKVPYLNLPAIGWDQRSRGGEGYTQGLFRGNSLVYFSAEFRFPITCNQMFSGTVFTNFVTASNSDTNLSLFHTIQPAAGLGLRILIDKKTRTNLVVDYAWGNKSTGFYVNAGETF; encoded by the coding sequence GTGGAATTTTTGAAAACCTTTAATTTGCAATCTAAAAATACAATTGCAGTTTTATGCAGTTTTGTTTCATTATGCCTCAATGCGCAGTCTGAAATGAATTCCCAAAACCCTCAAATATGTCCGCCTAAAACCATTTTAGAAATCTTTAAAAAGAAAGAATCCGTTTTAACAGCCAAACCCGTTAAGAACAATTTTTTTCTGGTAATTCCCGCAATTGGCTCACAACCTGCCACCGGATTTTTCTTTGGCGGTGTTGCGCAGTACACGTTTAAAGGAAAACAAGAATCAGATAAATATTCCGTTGCCAATCTGGGAGTTTTGTACACCCTGAAAAATCAATGGATGATTAATATAAAAAATAATATTCTGCTTAAAAACAACCGGATATTTTTGAGCGGTGACTATAGGATTTATCTTTTCTCGCAGCCCAATTACGGATTAGGAACTGATATAATTCCACCTCTTCGTGATCACGATTCAGATTTTAGCATTGATTCGATTGCACAATCCATGGATTACAATTATTTTAAGTTTCATCAAACCGCTTCTTTTGAAGTAAAAGAGAACTTTTATGTTGGCGGAGGAATCAATATCGACTGGTACACGAGTATACGGGATGAAGAACTGGATATCGAAAACGGGAATTTGACGTATCATTACAATTACAGCCAAAAGCATGGATTTGATGATTTTGAATATTTTCTAACCGGAGTGAGCCTCAACCTTGTTTATGATTCACGCGACAATCAGGTCAATTCTTCAAAAGGCTGGTATGCAAATCTTAATTACAGGTTTAATCCAGTTTTATTTCATAATCAGAAATACAGTAATGTTTTGTTTACAGAATATAGGCATTTTATTCCGTTGTCAGTTCGAAATCCCCGCTATATTTTAGGTATTTGGACTTACGGGCAATTTATAACCAGAGGAAAAGTCCCGTATTTAAATCTTCCGGCAATTGGCTGGGATCAGCGAAGCAGGGGTGGAGAAGGTTACACCCAGGGATTGTTCAGAGGAAATAGTCTGGTTTATTTTTCGGCCGAATTTCGTTTTCCCATAACCTGTAACCAAATGTTCAGCGGCACCGTTTTTACCAATTTTGTAACAGCTAGTAATTCAGATACCAATTTGTCGCTTTTTCATACCATTCAGCCCGCGGCGGGACTTGGATTAAGAATTTTAATTGACAAAAAAACACGAACTAATCTGGTGGTTGATTATGCGTGGGGAAATAAATCAACAGGTTTTTACGTAAATGCAGGTGAAACTTTTTAA
- the aspA gene encoding aspartate ammonia-lyase: MEPTRKEHDFLGELEIPNHLYYGIQTFRAVENFNITGIPISKEPLFIKALGYVKKAAALANKDCNAIDPKLAEAICYGSDQVIAGKFNKEFVSDLIQGGAGTSVNMNANEVIANIGLEYLGHKKGEYTFLHPNNHVNCSQSTNDAYPSAFRIALYLKMESFIKTFAGLEVAFAKKGEEFKDVLKMGRTQLQDAVPMTLGQEFKAYATTIGEDIQRLKNAQELLLEINMGATAIGTKVNAPEGYPELCVKYLAAEVGIPLTLSPDLIEATVDTGAYVQIMGTLKRSAVKISKICNDLRLLSSGPRTGLNEINLPPRQPGSSIMPGKVNPVIPEVVNQTCFYVIGQDLTVTMAAEAGQLQLNVMEPVIAFAMFTSLDYLSNAIETLIDKCINGITANVDHCYNMVMNSIGIVTQLNPIIGYEESASIAGEALKTNKSVHQIAVVERKLITQEKWDEIYSLENLIHPKFITK, from the coding sequence ATGGAACCAACAAGAAAGGAACATGATTTTTTAGGAGAGTTAGAAATCCCAAATCATTTATACTACGGAATCCAAACTTTTAGAGCGGTAGAAAATTTCAATATTACCGGAATCCCAATTTCAAAAGAACCTTTGTTTATCAAAGCTTTAGGTTATGTGAAAAAGGCCGCGGCTTTGGCAAATAAAGATTGTAATGCAATCGATCCAAAACTGGCCGAAGCCATTTGCTACGGAAGTGATCAGGTTATTGCAGGAAAATTTAACAAGGAATTTGTGAGTGATTTAATTCAGGGCGGGGCGGGAACTTCTGTCAACATGAATGCCAATGAAGTTATTGCCAATATAGGTCTCGAATATTTAGGTCATAAAAAAGGAGAATACACTTTTCTTCATCCCAATAATCATGTAAACTGTTCGCAGTCTACAAACGATGCGTATCCATCTGCTTTTAGAATCGCTTTATATTTAAAGATGGAAAGTTTTATTAAAACTTTTGCAGGTCTTGAAGTCGCTTTTGCTAAAAAAGGAGAAGAATTTAAAGATGTTTTAAAAATGGGAAGAACGCAGTTACAAGATGCAGTCCCAATGACTTTAGGGCAGGAATTTAAAGCATATGCAACCACAATTGGCGAAGATATTCAGCGTTTAAAAAATGCTCAGGAATTGCTGCTTGAAATTAATATGGGCGCAACAGCCATAGGAACAAAAGTAAATGCACCCGAAGGTTATCCTGAACTTTGCGTAAAATATCTGGCAGCAGAAGTTGGAATTCCGTTAACACTTTCACCGGATTTAATTGAAGCAACAGTCGATACCGGAGCATATGTTCAGATCATGGGCACCTTAAAACGTTCTGCCGTAAAGATTTCTAAAATTTGTAACGATTTACGATTATTAAGTTCCGGACCAAGGACCGGTTTAAACGAAATCAATCTGCCGCCGCGTCAGCCTGGTTCATCAATTATGCCGGGGAAAGTAAATCCCGTAATTCCTGAAGTAGTAAACCAGACCTGTTTTTACGTAATCGGACAGGATTTAACCGTAACTATGGCAGCAGAAGCCGGTCAATTGCAATTGAATGTAATGGAGCCTGTTATTGCTTTTGCGATGTTTACTTCGTTAGATTATCTTTCAAATGCTATTGAGACTTTAATCGATAAATGCATTAACGGAATCACAGCCAATGTAGATCACTGCTACAATATGGTTATGAACAGCATTGGCATTGTAACACAATTAAATCCGATTATTGGTTATGAAGAAAGTGCCAGTATTGCCGGAGAAGCTTTAAAAACAAATAAAAGCGTTCATCAAATTGCTGTTGTAGAAAGAAAACTTATTACACAGGAAAAATGGGATGAAATATATTCTCTTGAAAATTTGATCCATCCTAAATTTATCACAAAGTAA
- a CDS encoding pentapeptide repeat-containing protein produces the protein MKKQNEYYPDKEYNGLIYAKEDLNFKDFEGCVFNNCNFSACFFVAVTFIDCAFNDCIFNEAKINYAAFRTAAFNRCEIKDVNFAMCDKLIFEIEFNDCILDFSKFYGLKLKGTFFTNCSLIAVDFMAADLTNVVFYNCDLYRSEFAKAIANKADFKTSRNYTIDPSKTKLKKAVFSLNEVKGLLFKHDVIVT, from the coding sequence TTGAAAAAACAAAACGAATATTATCCTGACAAAGAATACAATGGATTAATTTACGCAAAAGAAGACCTGAATTTTAAGGATTTTGAAGGCTGTGTTTTTAATAATTGTAATTTTTCGGCCTGTTTTTTTGTGGCTGTTACTTTTATAGACTGCGCTTTTAACGACTGTATTTTTAATGAAGCCAAAATTAATTATGCCGCTTTTAGAACAGCCGCTTTTAACCGCTGCGAAATCAAAGACGTTAATTTTGCAATGTGCGATAAACTGATTTTTGAAATCGAATTTAATGACTGTATTTTAGACTTTTCAAAGTTTTATGGTCTAAAGTTAAAAGGAACGTTTTTTACTAACTGCAGTTTAATAGCTGTTGATTTTATGGCTGCAGATCTTACGAATGTCGTTTTCTATAACTGCGACTTATATCGTTCTGAATTTGCTAAAGCCATCGCCAACAAAGCCGATTTTAAAACAAGCCGCAATTATACGATCGATCCATCTAAAACCAAATTAAAGAAAGCTGTTTTTTCTCTAAATGAAGTAAAAGGTTTACTGTTTAAACATGATGTGATTGTTACGTAG
- a CDS encoding GNAT family N-acetyltransferase: MIKITIVSIEDIEKIQEIAHTTWPVTYGEILTAAQLNYMLEMIYSKEALLKQIENKEQLFYLISDTNSTIGFIGIEHNYKNEAVTKIHKIYLLPETQGKGYGKIVFEEIEKMASENHSKELLLNVNRFNTALNFYKKLGFEIKETVDIEIGNGYLMEDYVMGKEI; the protein is encoded by the coding sequence CATAGTATCAATTGAAGATATTGAAAAAATTCAGGAGATTGCACACACTACATGGCCTGTAACATATGGCGAAATTTTAACTGCAGCACAATTAAATTATATGCTGGAGATGATTTATTCTAAGGAAGCGCTTTTAAAGCAAATTGAGAATAAAGAGCAATTGTTTTATTTGATTTCAGATACCAATTCCACAATTGGCTTCATCGGAATTGAACACAATTATAAAAATGAAGCTGTAACCAAGATTCATAAAATTTATCTTCTGCCGGAAACACAGGGAAAAGGTTACGGCAAAATAGTTTTTGAAGAAATTGAAAAAATGGCTTCAGAAAATCATTCAAAGGAACTTTTATTAAACGTAAACCGTTTTAATACCGCTTTGAATTTCTATAAAAAACTAGGTTTCGAAATTAAAGAAACGGTTGATATAGAAATTGGAAACGGTTATTTGATGGAAGATTATGTGATGGGAAAGGAGATTTGA